One genomic window of Bacteroides sp. includes the following:
- a CDS encoding trypsin-like serine protease, whose product MHSKFTFKALSRLGLLLMLMIPMLGVAQINPPHQGQEMGFSLKESSADKDQVVQEPTLESFQRFLEFHDLQDRIVGGDPVEIRDYPWQVSLQLQPQYGGDHFCGGTIINGEWILTAAHCLVWDDVDFQPGFMRVRAGFTGLSSNEGSYYNVVEFVLHPDYNDDTHQNDIALVRLSSPIDLTNPLTKAVKIVTQSDAAAGLTDPDVIGLVSGWGTLYSDGPSPDTLQAAAIPIVDPSQSSYPPSMITADMLMAGEPGLDACQGDSGGPFVVPDGFGGYKIAGIVSWGIGCGLPGYPGLYARVSHFEEWIGQYVVVSDPNQFTNLWFEGFEPPMQNGAMPDGWTLKRNTAADGGLNGNNLVDPTANIPLKWFRLSSLNYPYSSGNAGQYIHSGEASMHINWNATDFNWAITPEITLPSEGNNLEFSFWLWSNSDIPQGWITKLYVNIFVNGQWETIASLDDGASNLFASSVDIALDDYLGETVKFAFIHEWNDGIQLSIDDVSIRYENPAATAIFRVTDGENPLSDSNVDVTGVGTFITDVDGTVPVNVFIGPHAYQFSVTRQGYFPFSGSVEITADNQLVEIVLEKIPAPEIEVSPQSIVMEVFQGQTVSQGLTISNTGDAELNFNLFSVPAVKKASPAIHAEGPVMYDDIKAEGVFSAAIVPADLSAGLTQDDRQFEQVEIHYDSGPGGNAIGTGGAATWISAVRFTPEELALYYGMYELSAIKFHINGQTFSSVTAKIWKGGNDMGPSEEIYSADVTSDIIPNSFTTHELPENLPLESGYEYWIGYQIQATSGYPSTVDAGPMVEGKGAWMYLNNTWAELTDINASLDYNWVIRGILDPILGVDWLSFDPESGNVLPGEDATPMVIADATNLELGEYQANIVVRSNASDDVLVPVNLTVVPPAFLVAFDVVDTNGDPITDAVISLAGQTNASGDYTFPNQQAGTLAYAVEKEGFLTASGSVMVVDQNILLAVTLIPDDATTYALDVLVNDEFDTPVEGAYFTLESVGSFFTNELGQIGLTVVPGEYNFSVSKEGMLAQSGTVTIVDDNMALGISLNYMRYLVEVVADPETGGAVIGGGEYYHGQSVTVSAQAAEYHSFLSWTENGEVVAETTDYTFEVIGPRSLVAHFEIFTYDIIVSADPEEGGTVAGSGTYEHGTAVSVLAQPATNYQFLHWTENDVVIEGAEESYSFPAESDRNLVAVFAMIQHTLTIVKEGEGITDPDEGEHPYPHGTQVTLTATNNGMWEFVKWSVGPQTIPGNPITITISNDVTLTATFQDVTSVIETGALDEMIVYPNPASGKVFIKLNQQISNGLLRVIDASGSVVWSMELQGMVPSQILQLDATHWNRGIYFVSLTGENGVQTLPLVISR is encoded by the coding sequence ATGCATTCAAAATTTACCTTTAAGGCCCTTTCCCGGCTTGGCTTGCTTCTTATGCTCATGATTCCCATGCTTGGGGTTGCACAGATCAATCCACCACACCAGGGGCAGGAAATGGGGTTTTCATTGAAGGAAAGCTCAGCAGATAAAGATCAGGTTGTTCAGGAGCCCACCCTGGAATCTTTCCAGCGCTTTCTTGAATTTCACGATCTTCAGGATCGTATTGTTGGCGGGGATCCGGTTGAAATAAGGGATTATCCCTGGCAAGTTTCCCTTCAACTGCAGCCGCAGTATGGTGGTGATCATTTTTGTGGCGGAACCATCATCAATGGCGAATGGATTCTTACCGCTGCCCACTGCCTGGTTTGGGATGATGTAGACTTCCAGCCCGGTTTTATGAGGGTCAGAGCGGGGTTCACCGGCTTGAGCTCCAATGAAGGAAGCTATTACAATGTAGTGGAATTTGTCCTGCATCCCGACTACAATGACGATACCCATCAGAATGATATCGCTTTGGTTCGCCTTTCCAGCCCCATCGATCTTACGAATCCCCTTACCAAGGCTGTGAAAATCGTAACCCAGTCTGATGCTGCTGCAGGACTTACCGATCCCGACGTTATTGGGTTGGTGTCCGGATGGGGTACTTTATATTCCGACGGCCCTTCACCCGATACGCTGCAGGCCGCCGCCATTCCCATTGTTGATCCTTCCCAGTCAAGCTATCCACCTTCCATGATCACAGCCGATATGCTGATGGCAGGAGAGCCTGGCCTCGATGCTTGCCAGGGAGATAGCGGCGGGCCTTTTGTGGTTCCCGATGGTTTTGGGGGATACAAGATTGCCGGCATAGTTAGCTGGGGGATTGGCTGCGGACTCCCTGGATACCCCGGCCTGTATGCCCGTGTTAGCCATTTTGAGGAATGGATTGGCCAGTATGTTGTGGTTTCCGACCCCAACCAGTTTACCAACCTGTGGTTCGAAGGTTTTGAGCCACCCATGCAGAATGGCGCCATGCCTGATGGCTGGACCCTGAAGCGCAATACTGCTGCCGATGGTGGCCTTAACGGAAATAACCTGGTTGATCCTACTGCAAATATCCCGCTCAAATGGTTCCGCCTTTCAAGCCTTAACTATCCCTATTCTTCAGGTAACGCGGGGCAGTATATCCATTCGGGCGAAGCATCCATGCACATCAACTGGAATGCCACCGACTTCAACTGGGCCATCACACCTGAGATTACCCTGCCCTCCGAAGGAAACAACCTTGAGTTTTCTTTCTGGCTCTGGTCCAACAGCGATATTCCCCAGGGCTGGATCACCAAGTTGTATGTCAATATCTTCGTGAATGGGCAATGGGAAACCATCGCCTCACTCGATGACGGCGCTTCTAACCTTTTTGCCAGCAGCGTGGATATCGCTCTTGATGATTACCTTGGTGAAACGGTCAAATTTGCATTTATTCACGAATGGAATGATGGGATTCAACTGAGCATCGATGATGTCTCCATCAGGTATGAAAATCCCGCTGCAACAGCCATCTTCAGGGTGACCGATGGGGAAAACCCCCTTTCGGATTCCAATGTGGATGTGACTGGCGTGGGCACGTTTATCACTGACGTGGATGGCACTGTTCCTGTAAATGTTTTCATTGGCCCCCATGCCTATCAATTTTCCGTGACCCGTCAAGGTTATTTCCCCTTTAGTGGATCAGTGGAAATTACTGCTGACAACCAGCTGGTAGAGATCGTTCTGGAGAAGATTCCTGCTCCTGAGATCGAAGTCAGCCCCCAAAGCATTGTCATGGAAGTTTTTCAGGGGCAAACAGTTTCACAAGGACTTACCATTTCCAACACAGGAGATGCAGAGCTGAACTTCAACCTGTTTTCTGTTCCTGCTGTAAAAAAGGCCTCTCCAGCCATCCATGCTGAAGGCCCCGTGATGTATGACGACATCAAAGCGGAAGGAGTTTTCTCGGCAGCAATAGTTCCTGCTGACCTTTCTGCCGGCCTGACTCAGGATGACCGCCAGTTTGAACAGGTAGAGATTCACTACGATTCAGGCCCCGGAGGAAATGCTATTGGCACAGGGGGTGCAGCCACCTGGATCTCAGCCGTTCGCTTTACCCCGGAAGAACTGGCACTCTATTATGGAATGTATGAATTAAGCGCCATTAAATTCCACATCAATGGTCAGACTTTTTCTTCGGTCACGGCCAAGATATGGAAAGGGGGCAACGATATGGGGCCATCCGAGGAAATTTATTCGGCGGATGTGACATCAGATATAATCCCGAATAGCTTCACGACCCATGAGTTGCCTGAAAACCTTCCCCTTGAATCGGGTTACGAATACTGGATCGGATACCAGATCCAGGCTACCAGCGGCTATCCCTCCACCGTGGATGCCGGCCCTATGGTCGAAGGCAAGGGCGCCTGGATGTATTTAAACAACACCTGGGCTGAACTTACCGACATCAATGCTTCGCTTGATTACAACTGGGTCATCCGTGGGATACTCGACCCCATCCTGGGCGTCGACTGGCTCTCCTTTGACCCTGAAAGCGGTAATGTTTTACCCGGTGAGGACGCCACACCTATGGTGATTGCTGATGCAACCAACCTTGAACTGGGCGAGTATCAGGCAAACATCGTGGTTCGCAGCAATGCCAGCGATGATGTGCTGGTGCCTGTAAATCTTACCGTGGTTCCTCCGGCCTTCCTGGTTGCGTTCGATGTGGTTGATACCAATGGCGATCCGATTACCGATGCCGTGATTTCCCTGGCCGGACAAACCAATGCTTCCGGCGACTATACATTCCCTAACCAGCAGGCAGGAACGCTGGCATACGCTGTGGAAAAGGAAGGCTTTCTAACGGCCAGTGGTTCTGTAATGGTGGTCGACCAGAATATTCTCCTTGCCGTTACCCTCATCCCCGATGATGCCACCACCTATGCCCTTGATGTATTGGTAAATGATGAATTTGATACTCCTGTCGAAGGCGCCTATTTCACACTGGAAAGTGTGGGAAGCTTCTTTACGAATGAATTAGGGCAAATTGGCCTTACCGTTGTTCCGGGAGAGTATAACTTTAGTGTCTCCAAAGAAGGGATGCTTGCCCAATCCGGCACGGTGACCATTGTGGATGACAATATGGCTCTGGGCATTTCCCTGAACTACATGCGTTACCTGGTAGAGGTCGTTGCGGATCCTGAAACCGGAGGTGCCGTTATTGGCGGTGGCGAATATTATCACGGACAAAGTGTCACGGTAAGTGCACAGGCGGCCGAATATCATTCTTTCCTCAGCTGGACCGAAAACGGTGAAGTGGTTGCCGAGACTACTGACTACACCTTTGAAGTGATTGGCCCGCGCAGCTTGGTGGCTCATTTTGAGATTTTTACCTATGATATCATTGTCTCGGCAGATCCGGAAGAGGGCGGTACTGTTGCAGGTTCTGGAACATACGAGCATGGCACTGCTGTTTCTGTTCTGGCTCAGCCTGCCACTAACTACCAGTTCCTGCATTGGACCGAAAACGATGTGGTCATCGAAGGGGCTGAGGAATCTTATTCCTTCCCTGCCGAAAGCGACCGCAACCTGGTGGCTGTCTTTGCCATGATTCAGCATACCCTTACGATCGTGAAAGAAGGAGAGGGCATCACTGATCCTGATGAAGGCGAGCACCCCTATCCCCATGGCACCCAGGTGACCCTGACGGCCACCAACAATGGCATGTGGGAATTTGTGAAATGGAGCGTTGGACCGCAAACCATCCCCGGAAATCCCATCACCATTACCATCAGCAATGATGTAACCTTAACGGCTACTTTTCAGGATGTCACTTCCGTAATCGAAACCGGTGCATTGGATGAAATGATTGTGTACCCCAACCCAGCCTCCGGAAAGGTATTTATCAAGCTTAACCAGCAAATCAGCAATGGGCTGTTGCGCGTAATTGATGCATCCGGCAGTGTGGTCTGGTCAATGGAGCTGCAGGGGATGGTCCCCTCGCAGATTCTCCAACTGGACGCTACCCACTGGAACCGTGGTATTTATTTTGTCAGCCTTACCGGCGAAAATGGCGTACAAACCTTGCCGCTGGTTATCAGCAGGTAA